CGTGCTTACTGCAGGAAGCAGTGTTTATCTTGGTTCGTATGCTATACCCGGCCCGTTTTCTTCCGGAGATAAAACGAGGGTTGTCCTGATACGCGACAAGGACCTTCTTGATGGTGGAGGGAAAATTGTTCCTTCCGTTATGGAGGATATGCTGAACAAGGCACTTTGCAGCCTTTATGGAGTTTCCTCTGCCTCGGAAGCGTGGAAAAAAGTTGCCGGGCCGGCAGATGTTGTGGGGGTAAAATCGAATGTCTGGCGTTTCCTGCCAACACCGCCTGAACTGGAGGCAGCCATTGAAAAGGGTTTGCTTCAGGCTGGCGTGAAAAAGGAAAATATCAGCATCCGCGACCGGGGAGTTCTTGATGATCCGGTATTTCAAAAGGCCACCGCACTCATCAATACCCGTCCGATGAGAACGCATTACTGGTCAGGTGTTGGGAGCCTGATTAAAAATTACATTATGTTCGACCCCAACCCGCCTAAATACCATCCTGATACCTGCGCGGATCTGGCTAAGCTATGGGAGCTTCCCATTGTTAAAAACAAGACCCGCCTCAACATCCTGGTTATGGTGACTCCGCTGTTTCACGGAAGCGGACCGCATCATTTCAATGAAGAATATACCTGGCCCTATAATG
The window above is part of the Bacteroidales bacterium genome. Proteins encoded here:
- a CDS encoding DUF362 domain-containing protein; its protein translation is MAPLTRRELLKKAVVLTAGSSVYLGSYAIPGPFSSGDKTRVVLIRDKDLLDGGGKIVPSVMEDMLNKALCSLYGVSSASEAWKKVAGPADVVGVKSNVWRFLPTPPELEAAIEKGLLQAGVKKENISIRDRGVLDDPVFQKATALINTRPMRTHYWSGVGSLIKNYIMFDPNPPKYHPDTCADLAKLWELPIVKNKTRLNILVMVTPLFHGSGPHHFNEEYTWPYNGIIVGTDPVAVDSVGLRIIQAKRKQFFGDDRPLNPPAKHIYLADTRHHLGTADPAKIDLVTMGWADNQLV